From one Microthrixaceae bacterium genomic stretch:
- the hisA gene encoding 1-(5-phosphoribosyl)-5-[(5-phosphoribosylamino)methylideneamino]imidazole-4-carboxamide isomerase translates to MDLYPAIDLRGGQCVRLYQGDFDQETVYGDDPVAQARLFADAGAAWIHVVDLDAARTGEPVNRPVIASVAASVGVPVQTGGGVRDDASAEELFAAGVARVVVGTAALDEPDWAMGLAERHPGKVALGLDVRGREVAVRGWMEGSGRQLSEVTAQFDAGGFAAFIVTQINVDGAGTGPDIDLYSELLDTIETDVIASGGVGSAQHLRMLAAMGADSKPLLGAIVGKALYDGSLTIDDALAAAQSE, encoded by the coding sequence ATGGACCTGTACCCGGCGATCGATCTGCGTGGCGGCCAGTGCGTCCGTCTGTACCAAGGTGACTTCGACCAAGAGACGGTGTACGGCGATGACCCGGTGGCTCAGGCCCGCCTCTTCGCCGATGCCGGGGCGGCCTGGATCCATGTGGTCGACCTCGACGCGGCCCGGACCGGTGAACCGGTGAACCGCCCGGTGATCGCCTCGGTGGCGGCGTCGGTGGGGGTACCGGTGCAGACCGGCGGGGGAGTGCGAGACGACGCCTCGGCCGAGGAGCTCTTCGCAGCCGGCGTGGCCCGGGTGGTGGTGGGCACCGCGGCCCTCGATGAACCGGACTGGGCCATGGGCTTGGCTGAACGCCATCCGGGCAAGGTCGCGCTCGGACTCGACGTACGAGGACGAGAGGTGGCGGTGCGCGGGTGGATGGAAGGCTCCGGGCGTCAACTCTCGGAGGTAACGGCCCAGTTCGATGCTGGCGGTTTTGCTGCCTTCATCGTCACCCAGATCAACGTAGACGGCGCCGGAACCGGACCCGACATCGATCTCTACTCAGAGCTGCTCGACACCATCGAGACCGACGTCATCGCGTCAGGTGGAGTGGGGTCGGCGCAACACCTTCGGATGCTGGCCGCCATGGGTGCCGACTCCAAGCCTCTGCTGGGAGCCATCGTGGGCAAGGCCCTCTACGACGGTTCCCTGACCATCGATGACGCCCTAGCCGCCGCCCAGAGCGAGTAG
- the hisF gene encoding imidazole glycerol phosphate synthase subunit HisF produces MRSARVIPCLDVTAGRVVKGVNFVDLRDAGDPVELAARYDAEGADEVVFLDITASSDDRDTMVDVVARTAEEVFIPLTVGGGIRTVDDARRMLRAGADKVSLNTAAINRPETISDVADEFGSQCAVVAIDARRRQPSDSQSGWGVFTHGGRNPTPLDAIEWAVEAERLGAGEILLTSMDRDGTRDGFDLELTRTVADAVGIPVIASGGVGTLDHLVHGVVEGGADAVLAASIFHFGEHTVAEAKAVMAAAGIAVRPAHA; encoded by the coding sequence ATGCGTTCGGCCCGAGTGATCCCTTGTCTCGATGTCACCGCCGGCCGAGTGGTCAAGGGCGTGAACTTCGTCGACCTCCGTGACGCTGGCGATCCGGTGGAGTTGGCGGCCCGCTACGACGCCGAGGGTGCCGATGAGGTCGTGTTCCTCGACATCACCGCCAGTTCCGACGACCGGGACACCATGGTCGACGTGGTGGCTCGCACCGCCGAGGAGGTGTTCATTCCTCTGACCGTTGGTGGCGGGATCCGTACCGTCGACGATGCCCGACGGATGTTGCGGGCCGGAGCCGACAAGGTTTCGCTCAACACCGCCGCCATAAACCGGCCCGAGACCATCAGCGACGTGGCCGACGAGTTCGGCAGCCAGTGCGCGGTCGTGGCCATAGACGCCCGGCGTCGCCAGCCGTCGGATTCCCAGTCGGGTTGGGGCGTGTTCACCCACGGCGGACGAAACCCGACCCCCCTCGACGCCATCGAGTGGGCGGTGGAAGCCGAGCGCCTCGGAGCGGGAGAGATCCTGCTCACCTCGATGGACCGTGACGGCACCCGGGACGGCTTCGACCTGGAACTGACCCGAACGGTGGCCGACGCAGTTGGCATCCCGGTGATCGCCAGCGGCGGCGTCGGCACCCTGGACCACCTGGTCCACGGGGTGGTGGAGGGCGGCGCCGATGCCGTGCTGGCTGCATCGATCTTCCACTTCGGTGAGCACACCGTGGCCGAAGCCAAAGCGGTCATGGCCGCGGCCGGCATCGCCGTCCGTCCCGCGCACGCCTGA
- a CDS encoding co-chaperone GroES produces MTAGPEAGSTSGPEEGSNTTTPRTFASSRADKLPVKMMSDRILVNLETDGERRSTGGILIPATAQLGRRLAWGEVVAIGPNVRSMEVGDQVLFNPEDRYEVEVRGSDYIILRERDIHAVAAKRLEEGSTGLYL; encoded by the coding sequence ATGACTGCCGGCCCAGAGGCGGGCTCGACCTCGGGCCCAGAGGAGGGTTCGAACACCACGACCCCCCGGACGTTCGCGTCTTCGCGTGCCGACAAGCTGCCGGTGAAGATGATGAGCGACCGGATCCTGGTCAACCTCGAGACCGACGGCGAACGCCGGTCGACCGGAGGCATCCTGATCCCCGCCACCGCACAACTCGGTCGGCGACTGGCGTGGGGTGAGGTCGTGGCCATCGGGCCCAACGTCCGGTCCATGGAGGTCGGGGACCAGGTCCTGTTCAACCCCGAGGACCGCTACGAGGTCGAGGTGCGGGGCAGCGACTACATCATCTTGCGCGAGCGAGACATCCACGCGGTGGCCGCCAAGCGCCTCGAAGAGGGCTCTACCGGCCTCTACCTCTGA
- the hisI gene encoding phosphoribosyl-AMP cyclohydrolase, whose amino-acid sequence MPDVTPIAIRDEDLATVKYDRDGLVPAIVQEQGTGDVLMMAWMNETTLRRSLEEGRTVFWSRSRQEEWRKGDTSGDRQFIRSAFYDCDGDTLLFVVEQEGKGACHTGEKSCFYRAFGG is encoded by the coding sequence ATGCCCGACGTGACCCCGATCGCCATCCGAGACGAAGATCTCGCCACCGTCAAGTACGACCGTGACGGGCTGGTGCCGGCCATCGTCCAAGAGCAGGGCACCGGTGACGTGCTCATGATGGCGTGGATGAACGAGACCACGCTGCGTCGATCGCTCGAAGAGGGGCGCACGGTGTTTTGGAGCCGGTCTCGCCAGGAGGAATGGCGCAAGGGCGACACGTCGGGAGACCGGCAGTTCATCCGCTCCGCCTTCTATGACTGCGACGGCGACACGTTGCTGTTCGTGGTCGAACAAGAAGGTAAGGGCGCCTGCCACACCGGTGAGAAGTCCTGCTTCTACCGGGCCTTCGGCGGTTGA
- a CDS encoding chorismate-binding protein, whose amino-acid sequence MVHPSREEFRTLARTHTVVPVWTELLADFITPVAAFARLTRSGEPGFVLESVEHGERWSRWSFVGRRPAATLVSRGLEVTATLGDVDADTAQTVGAALGAVPLDHGILATVEALLEQFRSPEHDRLPPLHGGLVGYLGYDVVREVENLPDVPTDDQDLPDAVQYVIGELAAFDHWRQQVTLLANSFVTPGLSDAELDARYDAAVARLARLATDGASPLDEPLVAPPDPSDPLPEVTSNLASGAYEAAVAASKEHILAGDIFQVVLSQRFDFKLDADPFDVYRVLRQINPSPYMYLFRAAEVTLVGSSPEPMVQLLDGEVISRPIAGTRYRGSTEEEDRRLGAELREHPKEVAEHVMLVDLARNDVGRVVTFGTERVTEMMTLERYSHVMHLTSEVRGALAEGRTPIDVLRATLPAGTVSGAPKVRAMEIIDDFEPTKRGPYAGVLGYLDFSGNIDTAIAIRTMVCLPDGRASVQAGAGVVVDSIPAHEELETRNKARALLAAVPAARRMTAARRATADR is encoded by the coding sequence ATGGTTCACCCCAGCCGTGAGGAGTTCCGTACGCTGGCCCGCACCCACACCGTCGTGCCGGTTTGGACCGAGCTGCTCGCCGACTTCATCACCCCGGTCGCGGCCTTCGCCCGCCTCACCCGCAGCGGAGAGCCCGGTTTCGTCCTGGAGTCGGTCGAACATGGTGAGCGCTGGAGCCGCTGGTCCTTCGTGGGCCGCCGCCCTGCCGCCACCCTGGTGTCGCGCGGTCTCGAGGTCACGGCCACGTTGGGCGACGTGGATGCCGACACCGCCCAGACGGTGGGAGCCGCCCTCGGCGCAGTTCCGCTGGACCACGGGATCCTCGCCACCGTCGAGGCGCTCCTCGAACAGTTCCGGTCCCCCGAACACGACCGCCTGCCCCCGCTCCACGGCGGTCTGGTCGGCTACCTCGGCTACGACGTGGTGCGGGAGGTCGAGAACCTCCCCGACGTACCCACCGACGACCAGGACCTCCCCGACGCCGTCCAGTACGTGATCGGCGAGCTCGCCGCTTTCGACCACTGGCGCCAACAGGTCACGCTTCTGGCCAACTCCTTCGTCACCCCCGGGCTATCTGATGCCGAACTCGACGCCCGCTACGACGCCGCCGTCGCACGGTTGGCCCGGCTGGCCACCGACGGTGCATCCCCGCTCGATGAGCCGCTGGTCGCCCCGCCGGACCCGTCCGATCCGCTGCCCGAGGTCACCTCCAACCTGGCCAGCGGGGCCTATGAGGCCGCTGTCGCCGCCTCCAAGGAGCACATCCTGGCCGGAGACATCTTCCAGGTCGTGCTGTCCCAGCGGTTCGACTTCAAGCTCGACGCTGACCCCTTCGACGTCTACCGGGTGCTGCGCCAGATCAACCCGAGCCCCTACATGTACTTGTTCCGGGCCGCAGAGGTGACGCTGGTGGGTTCGTCGCCCGAACCGATGGTTCAGCTCCTCGACGGCGAGGTCATCTCCCGGCCGATCGCGGGAACCCGCTACCGGGGCAGCACCGAAGAAGAGGACCGTCGTCTCGGAGCCGAGCTTCGCGAACACCCCAAGGAGGTGGCCGAGCACGTGATGCTGGTGGACCTGGCCCGCAACGACGTCGGCCGCGTGGTCACCTTCGGCACCGAGCGGGTCACCGAGATGATGACCCTGGAGCGTTACAGCCACGTCATGCACCTCACCTCGGAGGTGCGCGGCGCCTTGGCCGAGGGCCGTACCCCGATCGACGTGTTGCGGGCCACACTGCCGGCGGGCACGGTCTCGGGTGCGCCGAAGGTACGGGCCATGGAGATCATCGACGACTTCGAGCCGACCAAACGAGGCCCCTACGCCGGGGTGCTGGGCTACCTCGACTTCTCGGGGAACATCGACACCGCAATCGCCATCCGCACCATGGTCTGCCTGCCCGACGGTAGGGCCAGCGTTCAGGCCGGTGCTGGGGTGGTGGTCGACTCGATCCCCGCCCACGAAGAGCTCGAGACCCGCAACAAGGCCAGGGCGTTGCTGGCCGCGGTGCCTGCCGCACGCAGGATGACAGCGGCACGCCGGGCCACGGCCGATCGCTGA